In one window of Legionella fallonii LLAP-10 DNA:
- a CDS encoding OmpW/AlkL family protein yields MKKLTGLFIASICLSNSFSACADSPWLTRVRAIDVIPEASSNTISLIGGKVTHISSQVTPELDFSYFFTRKIAAELILATTQHSARATNTALGTVNLGKVYVLPPTLTLQYHFLPARSFNPYVGAGINYTHFYHVTNGPVSLSTSYGDSVGPALQIGADLALNNNWSLNVDVKQIFMWSNVKVNTALGQLNTHVTINPVVVGVGLGYRFS; encoded by the coding sequence ATGAAAAAACTAACCGGGCTTTTTATAGCGAGCATTTGTCTCTCCAATTCATTTTCAGCATGTGCTGATTCGCCTTGGCTTACCAGGGTGCGGGCAATTGATGTAATTCCCGAAGCATCCAGTAACACTATTTCTTTAATTGGCGGTAAGGTTACTCATATCAGTAGCCAAGTGACTCCTGAACTTGATTTTAGCTATTTTTTTACTAGAAAAATCGCAGCAGAGCTCATTCTTGCTACAACGCAACATTCGGCTAGAGCAACAAATACGGCCTTAGGCACTGTAAATCTAGGGAAGGTTTATGTTCTTCCTCCAACATTGACGCTGCAATATCATTTTTTACCTGCGCGGTCATTTAATCCCTATGTTGGGGCTGGAATCAATTACACTCATTTTTATCATGTTACTAATGGCCCTGTCTCTTTGTCGACTAGTTATGGTGACAGCGTCGGTCCTGCGCTGCAAATAGGAGCGGATTTAGCTTTAAATAATAATTGGTCTCTAAACGTCGACGTTAAGCAAATCTTTATGTGGTCAAATGTTAAAGTAAACACCGCCTTAGGTCAGCTTAATACTCATGTTACCATTAATCCTGTTGTAGTAGGGGTGGGTTTGGGCTACAGGTTTAGTTAG